Part of the Trichoderma asperellum chromosome 1, complete sequence genome is shown below.
TTCCGGAGAGATTAACCCCTACGCCTACTGCCTCTGCGATCCCATCAACCGGGTGGACCCGACTGGCCACTCGAGTGATTCTTCCGGAAatgccaagaagagaagtaTAGCTCAGTTGATTGTCGGCCTAGTTGTTAGTATCTTGGCAGCCATCTTCACAGAGGGTGCATCCTTGGCGGTGGAGGTTGGAGTTCTCGTGGGCACCGGCATCGCCTCCGACGTGGCAACCGGCCTCATATACGACGCCGCTTCGGGAACTGCACCGACTTGGGGGAGCGTAGGGGACGATGCTCTCTCCAGCGCCATCAGCAACATTGTTGGGCTCGGTGTAACCAAGGGGGCAGGGAAGCTCTTCAAGTCAATTGGGGAGACGATAGATCAGCTCCTAGAGGGCGCTGCCAAGATCCAACACGCCGGAGGAGCGAGGACTCTTCCTGTAGACGAGATGAATTTGGCTCAGCTAAAAAGTGAACAGAAATGGCTGTCATTTGAAACAAGGGGAGAAAATTTAAGTGAGAAAGGCAAGGCTATACGAAACGCTCGAAAAGAAGCCATCGACAAACGGCTGAACGACCTCGCAAAGCAACCGGAATGGAAATGGGTGGATTCAGGACTTAAGAAAAGCAATATACATTTAGTTAGGACCGACAACACAGCCTGGAACAAATATCACAATTTCCGAAGATTGATTACAGAGGACAGGCTTCATCCAAAGACCGCCGCTGAGCACCTTGGCGGGTCGGATTATGAGCCGATTACCCCAAAGCCAACACACACGATCAGGCTATCACAGGGACATCggctttattttcttctggaTCAAAAGAACCGTATGGTTACAATTAATGAGATCGGAGGGCATCGGTAGATAGATGTCCGCGTTTGTTTGCTCCTGTGCCTTATTTGTTTAGTAAGTCAAGATACTTTGATAAATCAGAATAATGGGAAACTGTAAAAAAGATTCTAGTTTTCAGAATAGGTATTTACGGGAAACAACGCCCACTTCGCTCTTAGAGCTCTACTGATGATTGCTGTTCGCGATGGCCGAATGAAGCCTGAAACTATGACTGCCGCGAACAAAGCAGTGTTCCGCTTCTTTGATGCAGTTGCGCATGTCCCGTTTACTCTACTCACTTTGAATGTGGCCCCATCGGAATCatccaaaagcaaaaagaagtcAGGCAAGAAGCGCAAAAAGGGCCACCAAGTGCGGGTTGAAAGAAGGGCTTCTGAGCGAAAATTCCGAAAGGTGTCCAAGACCAGCAAACAGGAGGGCGTGGCCGGCCAGAATGGAGGAAATGGCCAGAATGACGAAGACATCCGGGACACTGAGGATGACCAAGTTAGAAAAGACGACCAAGATGGACAACTTGACCAATATGGACAACATGGCGATGTCGACCAAAATGATAAAGGTGTCCACCATAGCGAGGATGTCCAGCATGGCGCAGATGTCGAGGGCGGCGAAAATAATGTGAGGAATGTTTGGACTTTTCTCAtagagaagatgaaaatgaaagacTGGAGATGGGCCCCCTAAACTATTGTCAAaatctttgtcttcttgctttctttgCAATTTACCATGGGATACTCTTCATTCACAGGTTACAACGCCGAATAGGGGGCTGTAAAATCTTATCCCATATTGTCAAGGTTTATGCATTCAAAGATAATGCACCCAGTCAAATAATATGGAAGCCTTCTTATCTGATCTGATAGATCATAGAATTTGTTTAGAGCATAATCAAAAACGCAGGAATATATCAGGATTTACTTTCTCAATATTTTCGAAATATTTGCTGCCCCCCTTACGTCGAGACGCCTCCAACACTATTCACAGTTTCTTTGCAAGCGGTTGCTGAGCCTTAGACTAGATAGCAGTgattgagaagaaaaagttcTGGATGTGTGATTTTGCATTTATTGCTATACTATTTCGGCATGTTGATCGTGTTCATGCGTGGAGCCCGTCGTCGACTGAAATACCCCTGCTTATAGGGCGACCAGTCTGCAGCAAAACCTATCGAATACACGGTCCATAACCAGACCAtctgacgatgatgattGTTCAAAAACCCATCTAAGTGAGTGAAATGTAAGTTTCTCTAAAACATATCATTCTATCTTGACTCCtatgtatttattttgaGTATTTTATCTTATGAAACAGTCACGGTGACGTTTCCAAAGAAATTTTCACTAGAGTTACCTACAAGCACAGTGAAATCTCCAGGCTCAACAACGTATTTCATCTGGCGGTTCCATAGGCCCCAATCCTCAACCGGGAGGCCAATCTTAACCGTCGTAGACTTCCCGGCCTTCACAGTGACCTTTTGGAAGCCCTTGAGCCGGTATCGTGGCACGTCTACAGACGCAATCATATCTTTGACGTAGAGCTGAACCACCTCTGCTCCGTCACGTTGTGACTTATTTGTTACCGTCACAGAAACAGTCACAGTATCGGAAGCGGAAACGTGAGACTTGGAGACTGAGATGTCAGAGAACTCGAACTGGCTGTACGAGAGGCCGTATCCGAATTCGTAGAGTGCAGTGGGATTCTCGAATACGTAGGTGCTGCCGAAGACAAGGGTACCGTTTTCATATATATGGCCGGGGTTGGGGTTACTTCTCGCGGAGTTTTGGTAGTCGTAGTAGATGGGTAGAGTGCCAACATCATAGGGAAAGCTCACGGAGAGCTTCCCCGAAGGGTTAACGTTGCCGTACAAGACATCTGCGAGGGCATATCCGCCCTGCTCGGACTGGTAGAACTGCTGCACAAGAGCAGACGCCTCCTCTGATATCCACGGCTCGGTGATGGGCTTTCCGGAACTATAGACAACGACGGTGGGTTTTCCGGTCTCGATAATAGCCTTAACCAAGCGAGGCATGGCACCGACGAGGTGGAAGTCGCTGATGTCGATGTGCTCGCCAGTTGTCGCGTTATAGCCTGACCAGAGCTCATTCTGA
Proteins encoded:
- a CDS encoding uncharacterized protein (TransMembrane:1 (o20-41i)), which translates into the protein MIAVRDGRMKPETMTAANKAVFRFFDAVAHVPFTLLTLNVAPSESSKSKKKSGKKRKKGHQVRVERRASERKFRKVSKTSKQEGVAGQNGGNGQNDEDIRDTEDDQVRKDDQDGQLDQYGQHGDVDQNDKGVHHSEDVQHGADVEGGENNVRNVWTFLIEKMKMKDWRWAP